The Candidatus Thermoplasmatota archaeon genome contains the following window.
TCTGTTTTAAGGTAGTTCGGAGCTTGCTCTAAAGCTGAGCCGTAAAGTAATTCAACCTCAGCACCACGTTCAAACGCGCACTTTGCAATTTCTATACCTGTTCTTCCTGAACTTTTTGCAGCTATAAAGCGCACATCATCGATAGGCTCAGCGGTAGAGCCTGCTATCACCAATATTTTTTTGTTTTCTAAATCGTTTTTCCATAGTTTCCTTATTACTCTCTCAACTATTTCTCCTATACTAGCGAGTTTTGCTTTTCCTTCTTCCACCCTGGGCTCTATAAATTCTATACCTAACTTTTTCAACTTCTTTATATTCTCTTGCACAATTTCATGTTCATACATACTAGAATGCATCGCAGGCACAATGATAATTGGTATTTTAGAGCTGAGCGCTGTAGTTGCAAATGTAGTTACTGGCGTATCATCGATACCACATGCTATTTTAGAAATAGTATTAGCTGTGCATGGTGCAATAAGCAGAAGCGAAGCTTTACTCTTTGTTGAGCCACATAGCGATACATGCTCAACTTTACCAGTTATTTCAGTGATAGGTTTGTTGCCGGTAGCGAACTCAACAGCATTGGGATGGATTATTTTATGAGCTTCAAAGCTCATTACTGCAAAAACCTCTGCGCCATGCCTTATAAGCTCTCTAGCCAGTTTCACAGTCTCTACAGCTGCAATACTGCCTGTAATTCCTAGAACGATTGTTTTACCTTCTAGCTTAGCACTTTTGGTAGAGCGCAACTCTTCGCTTGGATGAAGCATTCTTTAGTAAATAATGGGTTAAGGTTTATATAATAGTTAATATTTTTGTAAAACATGAACTATTTTAGATTAGCGTTTATAGTATTTGTATCGGGAATTATATTGATAGCATTAAGTGCTTTAATAAGTGGAAGTATCTCATTGTTTCTTTTTATACCAGTCTTCTATACTACGGGACTACTTGGATTTCTAGGCGCTCTGTTCATAATTTTAAGTTTAATCTTGTTCGTTTTTGGCTTCACTAAAGGGTTGGTTTATGAAGAAGAGCAGGAAATAACACCTGCGGGTAAAGGAGAGAAGAAGCTCAAGGCTGGCGGAATTGTGTTATTAGGGCCAATACCTATAATATTTGGAACTGATAGAAGTTTGGTAATGATATTACTACTTTTAGCTATAATACTGATTATAGCAATGCTTGCCCTCTTTCTAATGCTCAGCTAAAATCTCTTTCTTCTTCCTTTTTTTCAATCTTTTCAAATACTCCTCTATCGCTTCTCTGTGCTCAGGGCTAAGCCATGCCTGCTCTAAGGCTTCGCACTCATCAGCACCGCCAGCAATCCCCAGATATTCTACAAGCTCTTGATAAGCGTAGCTCTTTTCTAGCTCATCTAAAAAAATTCCGAGCTCCTCTAGAATCTTTTCAAGTACTCTAATAGACATTTTTTACTTACCTGCAAAACTTCTTATAATATCGCCTCTTGTGATTATACCAATAAGTTTGTCGTTCTCTACAACCGGCAGTCGGTTAACTTTTCTTTCCACCATAATCTCAGCAGCTTTCTCAACAGTATCATTGCACCCTATCACAATGGGATTCTTTGTCATTACCTCAGTTACTTTCTTCCTACTAATATCTTCTAAACTGAGTTTAACTTCTGCAAACGTTATAGCCTGACGAAAAGGTATCTCTATTAAATCGAACGGCGTAGGTAAAAATACGATATTGGGAGCGCTGTAGCGCGTTTTTAAAACTCTTAGAATATCTGCTTCACTTAAAATACCCATAACTTTATTGTTTTTATCAACAACAGGTGCGCCGCTAATGTTTTTTGAAGCCAGCTTTTCAGAAGCCTCTCGAATAGTATTCTCAGGAGCTAAGGTAATTACATATTTGGTCATTACATCTTTTACAAGCATTTTTTTTCTTTGTAAGAATTTGTTAGATGGTTAATAAATTTTTGTGCTTTGGCTGTATTGTACAGGTATATTATTTATCTATCTAAAATCATTTTCTACTGAGAATGCTTGCCAAAGCAGAGAAGATAGCTTCGTATTTAAAAGCGCATAAAGAAGTAAAACTTGTATCTCATATTGATGCAGATGGTATTGCATCCGCAGCTATTGCTAGTACAGCATTGAGCAGAGCTAATGTTGAGCACAGCATAGAGTTCGTAAAGCAGTTGGATGAGTGTACAATTGAAAGGTTGAAGAACGAAAGCCAGTTGATTTGGTTTGCAGATTTAGGCTCCGGCGTCATAGAATATTTGGAAGACTTGCGTTTTATTATTACAGATCATCATAAGCCCAGTATGCGCAAGCTCAAAGGTAATTCCTTACTTGATTTTTATAGCGCTAAAGATGAGCTTGAACTGAATCCTCATTTTTTCCAGCTTGACGGCTCTACAGCTGTTAGCGGCGCTGGAGTTACATATCTAGTTGCAAGAGCAATGAGCTCAGAAAATTTAGATTTAGCACCTCTTGCTATCGTAGGCGCTGTTGGCGATTTGCAGGACAGCGCTTACTCTAAGCTTGTGGGCTTGAACAGAAATATTCTCGAAGAAGCTAAAGAGCTAAATCTAATAGATTCTTTTATCGATATAAGATATTTCGGTAGAGAGTCTCGTCCTGTATTTAAACTTCTAGAGTACGCGAGCGATCCTTTGCTACCAACACTTTCAGGCAGAGAGGAAAATTGCATTCAGTTCCTTATAGAGCTGGGTATAGAACTGAAATTTCAAGAGCATTGGCGTAGATGGATTGATTTGAATAAAGAAGAGAAGCACAAAATAATTTCAGAGCTCGTTAATTTATTGCTATCAAAAGGTTTTGGATATAGAAATGCAAAGCGCGTTGTAGGCGAAGTTTATACACTGAGTAAAGAGCCTTTGGGCACAGAACTTCATGACGCTAAAGAGTTTGCAACTTTGCTCAACGCTTGCGGAAGATATGGCAAAGCAGAGATAGGATATAAGGTATGTCTTGGTGACAGAGCTGAGTACTTAGAGCGTTCAAGAGCTCTGCTTAGAGGGCATCGTAAAACTTTGGCTGAAAGCTTGCGTTTTGTAAACGAGTCAGGAACTGTTAGAAGAGATTTTCTGCAATATTTTCATGTGTTTGATAATATAGGTGAGAAAATTGTAGGTATAGTAGCAGGTATGGTGCTGAATAGTGGCATAGCGCAAGATTTGCCTTTATTAGCTTTTGCGCAAACTGACGATGGCAAACAAATAAAAGCATCTGCAAGAGCTACAAGAGAACTTGTAGCCAAAGGTATTGATTTAGCAGCAGCTCTGACGAAGGCAGCGCAAGTGGTTGGCGGTGTCGGCGGCGGTCATAATATTGCTGCAGGCGCTACAATACCTAAAGGCAGTGAAGAAGAATTTTTGAATGAAGTTGAAAGAGTAATTAAAGAGCAACTATCTGGATAGAGGTCATAGAAAGATTTGTATGAAGCAATCTTCAGTTATTTCAAAGTTGTGTTTGAAGAGAGAATAATCAATAAAAAAATGAGAAAAATTTATCCAATTACTGTGTTTCCAATCGGGGGAGGTGATTGGTATGGAAAAAGTACTACCTTATCCATGCCTTTGCGGCGGTAAAATGAAAGGAATAAAAGATTATGTAGAGTTTTTTGGTGAGCAGTTCGGCCCTGTAACTGTAGAAATTTGTACTGCGTGATCCAATTGCGCGATTAATTAGAATTAGAGATAGAAATCAGCGTTAGGATTGCCATCAAATTGCATCGGCTGATCGTTTGCCCAATCCGTGCCCCAATTAATATAATCAGTATAGTATGCGCTCCAAGCAGCTGCGAAATTACCTTCCATATCTGTAGAATTAGAATTTCCATTTACCAAGCCCCACTCTAAAAACCAGTAAGTCCAAGCGCCGTTCTGATATTCATCTACATCATAGCCCAAGCCTGTTACGGTACATGTTGTAGTGCAGTAGAATGTAGAATTGTTTGGAAGCGCTGCAATATTATCAATAAACCCGCCTGAGTAGCAGTGGTCTAAAAAGATAAAATTTCGGCTTGCTTTTGAATTTGCAAACAAAGCTGCCAGCTCATAATCCCATAAATTGCCGTCCTCACCACTTTCTCCTGCACCAGAGTCCCACATACAGAGGTAAGCCGAGTTTGCGCCCCCGTAACCTCCGTGCCCTGAAGAAACAAATGCAATAATATCGTTTTCGCCAGCAATTGAAAGTACGTATTGTAATATTTGCTTTATATTGTATTCAGTTGCATATCCGTCCCACTTAGGATAATTAGATATATTCCCGTCCCCATAGACCCAGCATGTGTAGCCCTGAGCCACGAAAAAAGTTATACCAGTCTGATGCATCTTCATCGCAGTATGATAAGTCACTCATAACTTTATAATCTGAAATTCCAACTATGATAGCGTATTTCTTAGCGCTATAAGAGCTTACAACGTATAAAGTTACCCATTCAAAATATGCGTCATCGTAAGGATTAGGGTCTCCGCCAGGAACTAACGTGATTATAGTTGTGCCGCTAACAGATACATTCACACTAGAATAGCTAGATAACAGATAGCCTGCCGGCAGCTCTATAGTAAATATTGCGTTTTGGGTGTAAGGTATTTTTACTTTGATGTTATGAGCTCCAACTGAAGGTGTTCCGGAAGAATACATATTATAAGAGACTGTAAGCGATATTGGTGCGTTAAGATTCCACATACCTGTAATATTGCTAAAAGCAGTTGTCATACCGCCTGGCTGAGTTATGTAATAATATAGATTATCCAAAATGAGTGTATCAGCAGTATTGAAATAAGGGCTACCGAATTCAGGGCTTGTCCAGAGCATTGTCAGAAACTTTTCAGCTTCACTTTCATCTACTATATAATCGCCGTTACCGAAAAAGTCTATCATTAGTCGTAGAAGAGCACTACAGTTTATTCCAAACTGGATATTCATTGTTAGCGATAACTGCTCCCAAGTATAGAATTTTGCATAGCCACTCATTGTTATTGGTTCAGGATGCCCCAAAATAAAGTTTAGAGATATATCATTATACGCGTCAATCTCTTGATAAGCAATCGTTATTGTTCCCCTCGGCATTTCTGCAAATAGTTCTGCAATACCGATATAATGTCCTGGAGAAACTGCAACCTGATAATAGCCTGTAGAGTCTGTCATACCGCCGTATAGCTTAGAGCTGTTATAGAACCATACTATGCCATTTGCTACCGGCTTGTTTTCAGAATCGTAAACATACCCTGAGACCGTAACTGTACCTGACTGTATTATGATCTTGCATTCCAGACTTCCGCCTTGAGCTACCGTGACTCTAACGGCGTTGCTGCATGGATACGAAGAGGCTAGTATTAACACATTGCCTGCAAGCACGCCTATACTATAATAGCCTGTAGAATCTGAAAAAGTATAGTTAGACCATTGATAGCCTTTTGCATCAAAACATATTACACTAATAGATGCATACTGTACAGGGTTACCGTTTTCATCACTAACGTATCCGTAAATTGAGGCGTTAGCAACAGGCATAGGCTCGAGCATTAAGTCCAACTGTAAACTACTGCCTACTAAAAGATATGTGGTTGTATAATTGGAATAGTAAGCTCCATACATAGATGCGTGAATTCTTACACTCCCTGCAAGCACTCCTATCTTATAATAGCCTGTTTCGTTAGTCCATGTATAATTCCACCAATAATTTCCTTGCGAGTCGTAACAAGATACGCTTATTGAAGCGTAAGGTATACCAGTATTTGCAACCGCATCTTTTACGTATCCGTAGAGCCATGCGTTAGCAACAGGTTTCGGCGTTAAGTAGATATCCAGAAGTAGCGATTGCCCTTGGGAAACGGTCACTGTGGTCTCGTTAGAGTAATAACCATCTGCGTAGACGTGAATTTTTACACTTCCTGCAAACACTCCTATCTTATAATAGCCTGTTTCGTTAGCCCATGTATAATTCCACCAATAATTTCCTTGCGGGTCGTAACAAGATACGCTTATTGAAGCGTAAGGTATACCAGTATTTGTAACCGCATCTTTTACGTATCCGTAGAGCCATGCGTTAGCAACAGGTATAGGAGTTAAGTAGATATCCAGAAGTAGCGATTGCCCTTGGGAAACAGTCACTGTGGTATAGTTAGAGTAATAACCATCTGCGTAGACGTGAATTTCTACACTTCCTGCAAACACTCCTATCTTATAATAGCCTGTTTCGTTAGCCCATGTATAATTCCACCAATAATTTCCTTGCGGGTCGTAACAAGATACGCTTATTGAAGCGTAAGGTATACCAGTATTTGTAACCGCATCTTTTACGTATCCGTAGAGCCATGCGTTAGCAACAGGTATAGGAGTTAAGTAAATATAATTCCAAATTATCTGGCCCTCTGAGATATTAAAATCTTCGCAGTAGTATATATAACCTTCTGCGTAGACGTAAATCCAATAGCTCCCATGCGGTATATGGAATTCGAAATAGCCCGACTCGTTTGTATAAGTCCAATCGTTGTAGTAGGAATAGTTGCACTCGTAAGAGAACTTTGAGTATATCATCACATATGCACCAGATATAGGCTCTTTCGTTACGTTATCATAAACATAGCCTTTCTTCCAGCAGTCTTTAGCTACCGTAGGCTCTAAAGTTATATTGTTCCAAAGCACCTTACCCTGAGCTAAAGTAAA
Protein-coding sequences here:
- the coaBC gene encoding bifunctional phosphopantothenoylcysteine decarboxylase/phosphopantothenate--cysteine ligase CoaBC, which gives rise to MLHPSEELRSTKSAKLEGKTIVLGITGSIAAVETVKLARELIRHGAEVFAVMSFEAHKIIHPNAVEFATGNKPITEITGKVEHVSLCGSTKSKASLLLIAPCTANTISKIACGIDDTPVTTFATTALSSKIPIIIVPAMHSSMYEHEIVQENIKKLKKLGIEFIEPRVEEGKAKLASIGEIVERVIRKLWKNDLENKKILVIAGSTAEPIDDVRFIAAKSSGRTGIEIAKCAFERGAEVELLYGSALEQAPNYLKTERFQSTDDLRRKLKNLASYNVIICPAAISDYIPKKEAGKLSSEKKHLLLSLTQAPKILELIRKDYKKYLVGFKLESNVSREVLLERAYRKLKSEKLDLIVANDLKNISHESSEVLIIDRNKNFIFVKDRKEKIADRILDKIKEDL
- a CDS encoding DUF131 domain-containing protein, coding for MNYFRLAFIVFVSGIILIALSALISGSISLFLFIPVFYTTGLLGFLGALFIILSLILFVFGFTKGLVYEEEQEITPAGKGEKKLKAGGIVLLGPIPIIFGTDRSLVMILLLLAIILIIAMLALFLMLS
- a CDS encoding CBS domain-containing protein codes for the protein MLVKDVMTKYVITLAPENTIREASEKLASKNISGAPVVDKNNKVMGILSEADILRVLKTRYSAPNIVFLPTPFDLIEIPFRQAITFAEVKLSLEDISRKKVTEVMTKNPIVIGCNDTVEKAAEIMVERKVNRLPVVENDKLIGIITRGDIIRSFAGK
- a CDS encoding DHH family phosphoesterase, which gives rise to MLAKAEKIASYLKAHKEVKLVSHIDADGIASAAIASTALSRANVEHSIEFVKQLDECTIERLKNESQLIWFADLGSGVIEYLEDLRFIITDHHKPSMRKLKGNSLLDFYSAKDELELNPHFFQLDGSTAVSGAGVTYLVARAMSSENLDLAPLAIVGAVGDLQDSAYSKLVGLNRNILEEAKELNLIDSFIDIRYFGRESRPVFKLLEYASDPLLPTLSGREENCIQFLIELGIELKFQEHWRRWIDLNKEEKHKIISELVNLLLSKGFGYRNAKRVVGEVYTLSKEPLGTELHDAKEFATLLNACGRYGKAEIGYKVCLGDRAEYLERSRALLRGHRKTLAESLRFVNESGTVRRDFLQYFHVFDNIGEKIVGIVAGMVLNSGIAQDLPLLAFAQTDDGKQIKASARATRELVAKGIDLAAALTKAAQVVGGVGGGHNIAAGATIPKGSEEEFLNEVERVIKEQLSG